In Streptomyces sclerotialus, one genomic interval encodes:
- a CDS encoding SDR family NAD(P)-dependent oxidoreductase, translated as MSAVDYHGHTTLITGASAGLGAEFARQLAARGSDLVLVARRRERLEKLATELREQHRIQVHVVEMDLATDHPGQALAAQVAQLGLHVTSLINNAGFATFGPFHQADPDRLRREIAVDVTAVADISRAFIDQLRTAGRGVLVNVASMAAYQPNPRMALYGATKAFVLSLTEALWEESRGTGLRVLALSPGATRTEFFDVVGTPQAAGGTRLASPVDVVRTALAALDRRNPPPSVIAGRMNRIMAFLARRLATRRQVIRAIGRLTAKGA; from the coding sequence ATGTCGGCCGTCGACTACCACGGACACACCACCCTCATCACCGGGGCCAGCGCGGGCCTCGGCGCCGAGTTCGCCCGCCAGCTCGCCGCCCGCGGCTCCGACCTGGTGCTGGTCGCCCGCCGCAGGGAACGCCTGGAGAAGCTGGCCACCGAGCTGCGCGAACAGCATCGGATCCAGGTGCACGTGGTGGAGATGGACCTGGCCACGGACCACCCGGGGCAGGCGCTGGCCGCGCAGGTGGCCCAGCTCGGCCTGCACGTCACGAGCCTGATCAACAACGCCGGGTTCGCCACCTTCGGCCCTTTCCACCAGGCGGACCCGGACCGGCTGCGCCGGGAGATCGCGGTCGATGTGACCGCGGTCGCCGACATCAGCCGTGCCTTCATCGACCAACTGCGTACCGCGGGCCGCGGGGTACTGGTCAACGTGGCGAGCATGGCCGCCTACCAGCCCAACCCGCGCATGGCGCTCTACGGGGCGACCAAGGCGTTCGTGCTCAGCCTCACCGAGGCTCTGTGGGAGGAGTCACGCGGCACCGGTCTACGGGTACTGGCCCTGTCCCCCGGCGCGACCCGGACCGAGTTCTTCGACGTCGTGGGCACCCCACAGGCCGCCGGAGGGACCAGGCTCGCCTCACCCGTCGACGTCGTCCGCACCGCGCTGGCCGCCCTGGACCGCAGGAACCCGCCGCCCAGCGTCATCGCAGGCCGCATGAACCGGATAATGGCCTTCCTCGCCCGCCGCCTGGCCACCCGGCGCCAGGTCATCCGGGCCATCGGCCGGCTCACCGCCAAGGGGGCATGA